In a genomic window of bacterium:
- a CDS encoding SDR family NAD(P)-dependent oxidoreductase has product MGSVLKGRVALVTGAGSGLGRGIALSLAAEGAAVVAVGRNLEKVRVTADLISEAGGNCLPRSMDISRADEIEKTLNECTAKFGKVDILVNNAGVHVPGGILKVSEEQWDWIMSINVKGTFLCSKMVAPLMLSNKWGRIISIGSVGAITPSLNAAYCTSKGAIVTLTKSMALELSPGGVTVNAICPGTIVTEMTRDRLNDPKVRADQLAKTRVGHFGEPSDIGAGVVYLCSDAGKFITGSVLMIDGGWTIT; this is encoded by the coding sequence GTGGGGAGTGTGCTTAAAGGACGAGTAGCGCTTGTGACCGGAGCAGGATCCGGCCTCGGCAGAGGCATCGCTCTTTCCTTGGCGGCGGAGGGAGCAGCCGTGGTGGCCGTCGGCCGGAACCTCGAAAAGGTAAGGGTGACTGCAGACTTGATCAGCGAGGCGGGCGGGAACTGCCTGCCGCGTTCTATGGACATCTCGCGGGCGGACGAGATCGAGAAAACGCTTAACGAGTGTACGGCAAAGTTCGGCAAGGTGGACATCCTAGTGAATAACGCTGGTGTGCATGTTCCGGGTGGCATCCTGAAGGTCAGCGAAGAGCAGTGGGACTGGATCATGTCCATTAACGTAAAGGGAACATTTCTTTGCAGCAAGATGGTCGCGCCGTTGATGCTAAGCAACAAGTGGGGCAGGATCATCAGCATCGGATCGGTGGGCGCAATCACGCCGTCTCTCAATGCCGCCTACTGTACGTCGAAAGGCGCGATCGTCACGTTGACTAAATCAATGGCCTTGGAGCTCTCGCCTGGTGGCGTCACTGTGAACGCAATTTGCCCCGGAACTATCGTCACAGAAATGACCCGTGACCGTTTGAATGATCCTAAGGTGCGCGCCGATCAGCTCGCGAAAACACGTGTGGGGCACTTCGGGGAGCCGTCGGACATCGGGGCAGGAGTCGTGTACTTGTGCTCAGACGCTGGCAAGTTCATTACCGGAAGCGTCCTCATGATTGATGGGGGATGGACCATTACATAG
- a CDS encoding DUF3631 domain-containing protein has protein sequence MTVADAGTRGLYLASDKEMIQMASKGATRRTGTTPDVSTLLSESVEFLERFVVLPSPHEPLAIALWVAHTHAIDAADATPYLAVTSPEKQSGKTRLLEVLELLVARPWRVVLPSDAVMFRKIAVDRSTLLLDEVDAIFGDKAGRYEALRAMLNAGHRRGAKIPRCDGQTLQVREFEVFGPKTIAAIGDLPDTVADRSIPIRLARRARDERVEQFRYRQVAREAAPLRGALAHWAKSADKVLRAARPSIPESLSDRAADGWEPLLAVADAAGGEWPRLGREAAVALHGSLAALDPTTGVLLLRAIREIFHDLSVDRISTGKLVRRLVIRDEGPWADWWEEKVRDGNRRGPGALLARLLRRYGITSRPVRINGTVRKGYKKAQFQDAFSRYLPPE, from the coding sequence ATGACAGTGGCCGACGCGGGGACCAGAGGTCTGTATCTTGCAAGCGATAAGGAGATGATTCAGATGGCAAGCAAGGGTGCTACCAGGCGCACGGGAACAACGCCCGACGTTAGCACGCTCCTCTCAGAGAGCGTCGAATTCCTGGAGCGGTTTGTGGTCCTCCCTTCGCCGCACGAGCCACTCGCGATAGCACTGTGGGTGGCGCACACTCATGCGATCGACGCCGCAGATGCTACCCCGTACCTCGCTGTCACCTCCCCCGAGAAACAATCTGGAAAGACTCGTCTTCTGGAAGTCCTCGAGCTGCTCGTAGCACGGCCCTGGCGAGTGGTCCTACCGAGTGACGCCGTGATGTTTCGCAAGATTGCTGTCGATCGCTCGACCCTTCTGCTCGACGAGGTGGATGCCATCTTCGGCGACAAGGCGGGCAGGTACGAGGCACTCCGGGCAATGTTAAATGCTGGGCACCGGCGTGGAGCGAAGATCCCTCGTTGCGACGGCCAGACGTTGCAGGTGAGGGAGTTCGAAGTGTTTGGCCCCAAGACCATCGCCGCCATCGGCGACCTGCCCGACACTGTGGCGGACCGGAGTATCCCCATCCGGTTGGCTCGCAGGGCTCGCGACGAGCGCGTGGAGCAGTTTCGCTACCGTCAGGTTGCCCGCGAGGCGGCGCCGCTTCGCGGAGCGCTGGCGCACTGGGCCAAGTCGGCAGACAAGGTCCTTCGGGCCGCTCGGCCGAGCATTCCCGAGTCCCTGAGCGACCGCGCTGCGGACGGCTGGGAGCCCCTCCTCGCTGTCGCGGACGCGGCCGGGGGGGAGTGGCCGCGCTTGGGTAGAGAGGCAGCAGTGGCCCTTCACGGGAGCCTCGCAGCCCTGGATCCAACGACGGGAGTCTTGCTCCTCAGAGCGATTCGTGAGATCTTTCACGACCTCAGCGTGGATCGGATCTCGACCGGAAAGCTGGTGCGGAGGCTGGTCATCCGCGACGAGGGGCCCTGGGCGGACTGGTGGGAGGAGAAGGTCCGTGACGGCAACAGGCGCGGCCCGGGGGCTCTCCTCGCTAGGCTTCTTCGCCGTTACGGAATCACATCTCGTCCCGTTCGAATCAATGGGACGGTGCGAAAGGGATATAAGAAGGCTCAGTTCCAGGACGCCTTCAGCCGTTACCTGCCACCGGAGTAG
- a CDS encoding sulfite exporter TauE/SafE family protein, with the protein MIAISLVVGLSAAAAAATGFGFNLVSAPLLTFVYPPRLVVVLTLLLGVCASGMLLLRPEIRREVEWSVIRPLFLSSLAGMPIGVALLLWGRPQTLRAAIAALTAAFAIAMLTRFRPRLRGTLLDTIAVGVLSGLLSTSTSLNGPPVALYLVARRLSMARFRGNMVVYVFLATVTSLVLLALGGTINTSTLALAAKLLPAMALGFVAGIALVGRMSERGFETMILGFLALVGLLGVSSALR; encoded by the coding sequence TTGATCGCGATCTCGCTCGTCGTCGGCCTGTCGGCGGCGGCCGCCGCCGCGACGGGGTTCGGGTTCAACCTGGTCAGCGCGCCGCTGCTGACGTTTGTCTACCCGCCGCGGCTCGTCGTCGTGCTGACCCTGCTGCTTGGGGTCTGTGCGAGCGGCATGCTCCTGCTCCGGCCGGAGATCCGGCGGGAGGTCGAGTGGTCCGTGATCCGGCCGCTGTTTCTCTCGAGTCTGGCCGGCATGCCGATCGGCGTTGCGCTGCTCCTGTGGGGACGCCCGCAGACGCTGCGGGCGGCGATCGCGGCGCTGACCGCGGCGTTCGCGATCGCGATGCTCACGCGGTTCCGGCCGCGCCTCCGCGGTACCCTACTCGACACGATCGCCGTCGGCGTCCTGAGCGGCCTCTTGTCGACGAGCACCAGCCTGAACGGCCCGCCTGTTGCGCTCTACCTCGTGGCGCGCCGCCTGTCCATGGCACGGTTTCGCGGCAACATGGTCGTCTACGTGTTCCTGGCGACCGTGACGAGCCTGGTACTTCTCGCTCTCGGCGGAACGATCAACACGTCCACGCTCGCGCTTGCCGCGAAGCTGCTGCCGGCGATGGCGCTAGGGTTCGTCGCAGGGATCGCGTTGGTCGGACGGATGTCCGAGAGGGGGTTCGAGACGATGATCCTCGGGTTTCTCGCTCTCGTCGGACTGCTGGGGGTCAGTTCGGCGCTGCGGTGA
- a CDS encoding ABC transporter substrate-binding protein, protein MRRRQFLATTMGVAGAIAGRGLSILSSRAAAEPVTVVLSGTVNSLDPSVDTTQATAVQYNIMEALAKYTPDHKLQPSLALRWGNINPTTWRVWLRQGIRFHDGEEFNSVSVKVSVDAFNASKGFAGSWFSFISDVRPVDNYTVDIITKDPSAVLPETLPFLYAYPPKYFQAAGPDLFGQKPMGTGPYKFVEWAKGDHITLAANSEYWGGAPQIPQLVFRTATEDSTRVAMVQTGRADLVINVPPQMIDQVQKSGVRILTTPSTRRVFVQMSMFDSVLKDVRLRKAVIYATDTNSIIQNVFGGHASRAVGILRPGMVGYAPKNVQSYGFDIQKAKDLMKEAGVPSGFKTDLFVGVGRLALDKELAEALVGQWAQAGIDVTLHAMEWGAFLTQAFSGKMPGMQILSHAPIWWDPDFTWRNQFWSKGTWKYTYTPQGDAMLEAQTRELNVAKRAVLEQALERYWLDEQAAWVVLYDQQDIYGINKKLQWTPRSDEYMYFDQAKFGA, encoded by the coding sequence ATGAGACGACGCCAGTTTCTCGCCACCACAATGGGGGTTGCCGGGGCGATTGCCGGGCGCGGTTTGTCGATACTCTCGTCGCGCGCGGCGGCCGAGCCGGTCACTGTTGTGCTCAGTGGTACGGTAAACTCGTTGGATCCCAGCGTAGATACCACACAAGCGACCGCCGTGCAATACAACATCATGGAGGCGCTTGCCAAGTACACGCCGGACCACAAGCTTCAGCCCAGCCTCGCGCTGCGCTGGGGGAACATCAATCCAACAACTTGGCGTGTCTGGCTCAGACAGGGCATCCGATTCCACGATGGCGAGGAATTCAATAGCGTAAGCGTCAAAGTTTCGGTTGACGCGTTCAATGCAAGCAAGGGGTTTGCCGGGAGTTGGTTTAGCTTCATCTCAGACGTCCGGCCCGTTGACAACTACACGGTGGATATCATTACTAAGGATCCCAGTGCCGTCCTTCCCGAAACCCTGCCATTCCTATATGCGTACCCGCCTAAGTACTTCCAGGCCGCCGGTCCAGATCTGTTTGGTCAAAAGCCAATGGGCACGGGACCGTATAAGTTCGTCGAGTGGGCGAAAGGCGACCATATTACCCTTGCCGCAAATTCGGAATACTGGGGCGGCGCGCCGCAAATCCCACAGCTTGTCTTTCGGACCGCGACCGAAGACTCTACTCGCGTCGCAATGGTACAGACCGGTCGGGCCGATCTTGTCATCAACGTGCCACCGCAAATGATCGATCAAGTGCAGAAGTCCGGTGTCCGCATATTGACAACACCGAGCACCCGACGGGTTTTCGTGCAGATGAGCATGTTCGATTCGGTTCTCAAAGACGTGCGGCTGCGTAAGGCCGTCATTTACGCAACGGATACGAACTCGATCATTCAGAATGTATTTGGCGGGCATGCGTCTCGAGCGGTAGGGATCTTGCGTCCGGGCATGGTTGGGTACGCGCCGAAAAACGTTCAAAGCTACGGCTTTGACATACAGAAGGCTAAAGACTTGATGAAAGAAGCGGGGGTCCCGTCGGGGTTTAAGACAGACCTTTTCGTCGGCGTCGGACGTTTGGCGTTGGACAAGGAGTTGGCCGAGGCACTCGTCGGCCAGTGGGCACAAGCCGGGATTGACGTGACGCTTCATGCCATGGAGTGGGGTGCCTTTTTGACCCAGGCGTTCAGTGGAAAAATGCCCGGGATGCAAATTCTGTCCCACGCACCGATATGGTGGGATCCAGATTTCACGTGGCGAAATCAATTCTGGTCGAAGGGGACGTGGAAATACACTTACACTCCTCAGGGTGATGCAATGCTGGAAGCCCAGACCCGCGAGCTCAATGTGGCGAAGCGAGCGGTGCTTGAGCAGGCGCTCGAACGGTACTGGCTTGATGAACAAGCGGCATGGGTCGTTCTATATGATCAGCAAGACATCTACGGGATCAACAAGAAGCTCCAATGGACACCGCGGTCGGATGAGTACATGTATTTTGATCAGGCCAAATTCGGCGCGTAG
- a CDS encoding ABC transporter permease codes for MNPNAMESRTLFAPFSRSDLTVLTALCVIIATVLSATLAPLIAPADPYKQQLTAALRPPSWAWMGPGMHILGTDQLGRDILSRMIYGGRVTLAVAATAVLCSGAIGTAIGIASGYYGGILDDVAMRIADIELSIPFILFAIVFMVVLGTSLPNLIVVLVIQGWVVYARLVRGQVLALREQEFITALRALGGSNARIMTRHVFPNIASAVVVVATLETANMIIIAAGLSFLGLGGNPLTPDWGGMLGDGRDYLTSAWWLATFPGAAITVTVISVNILGDWLRDKLDPRLRA; via the coding sequence TTGAACCCCAATGCGATGGAATCGCGCACGCTGTTCGCTCCCTTCTCACGAAGTGATCTGACGGTACTGACTGCACTGTGTGTCATCATTGCGACGGTATTGAGCGCGACGCTAGCGCCGTTAATTGCACCCGCTGATCCGTACAAGCAGCAGCTGACCGCAGCGCTGCGGCCCCCGTCATGGGCATGGATGGGACCCGGCATGCACATCTTGGGTACGGATCAGCTAGGACGCGACATCCTCAGTCGCATGATCTATGGCGGGCGGGTTACTCTCGCGGTGGCAGCGACCGCGGTCCTTTGCTCAGGCGCGATAGGGACCGCGATAGGCATTGCGTCAGGCTATTACGGTGGGATCTTGGACGATGTCGCAATGAGAATAGCGGACATCGAGTTGTCCATCCCTTTCATACTGTTTGCCATAGTGTTCATGGTAGTCTTGGGGACATCGCTGCCGAACCTGATTGTCGTTCTTGTGATCCAGGGCTGGGTGGTGTACGCGCGGCTTGTTCGTGGCCAGGTTCTTGCGCTGCGCGAACAGGAATTCATTACTGCGCTACGTGCGCTTGGGGGGTCGAACGCTCGCATCATGACGAGGCACGTCTTTCCGAACATTGCCTCGGCTGTCGTCGTGGTGGCCACTCTCGAAACCGCAAACATGATCATCATCGCGGCGGGGCTGAGCTTCTTGGGCTTGGGTGGCAACCCGCTTACGCCAGACTGGGGAGGGATGCTCGGCGATGGACGGGACTATCTGACATCCGCGTGGTGGCTCGCGACCTTTCCCGGTGCCGCCATCACGGTTACGGTGATCTCCGTGAACATTCTTGGCGATTGGCTGCGCGACAAACTTGACCCGCGCTTGCGAGCATAG
- a CDS encoding IclR family transcriptional regulator translates to MSDSISPIHWQECKHRARSMAASFLWGGQVVLQRRGTAQSQARLGHRTIKSVGRACSIIHALTKRHQGLSLGELAKDLQVHRSTALRLLAQLVDAGIAEHDKAAGVYYLGLEAIAMAGSVLGRFEMLRVAEPHLRHLSEVTRQTINYAVRHRNEMLVIEHIPPPNVFRNFDWLGYRSPLHKGAAGKALLAHLDDAAIASYLEAINASAPTIDATAFWREVLDIRERGFVVNRGEIDADVFSVGAPILNGSGACCASLVIAGYRNDLTADRIIEYSRLVMDAANAISDALGFERRRVVWMA, encoded by the coding sequence TTGAGTGACAGCATTTCACCGATTCATTGGCAGGAATGCAAGCACCGCGCCAGAAGTATGGCTGCATCTTTCCTCTGGGGGGGGCAGGTGGTGCTCCAGCGTCGCGGAACGGCACAATCGCAGGCCCGCCTTGGACATCGCACCATTAAATCAGTAGGGCGTGCTTGTAGCATCATCCATGCTCTGACGAAACGCCACCAGGGCTTATCGCTGGGCGAGTTGGCCAAAGACTTGCAGGTCCACAGAAGCACAGCGCTGCGGCTACTCGCTCAACTCGTGGATGCCGGCATCGCCGAACACGACAAGGCTGCTGGCGTCTATTATCTTGGCCTTGAGGCGATCGCGATGGCGGGCAGCGTGCTTGGCCGATTCGAGATGCTTCGCGTCGCCGAGCCTCACCTGCGGCATCTCTCAGAAGTGACGCGCCAGACCATCAACTATGCCGTGCGCCACCGCAACGAAATGCTCGTGATCGAACACATCCCGCCCCCCAATGTCTTCAGGAATTTCGATTGGTTAGGCTACAGGAGCCCTCTTCACAAGGGGGCCGCCGGCAAGGCGTTGTTGGCGCACCTGGATGACGCCGCCATTGCGAGCTATCTAGAGGCAATCAACGCGTCGGCCCCAACCATCGACGCGACGGCTTTTTGGCGTGAAGTGCTGGACATACGCGAGCGAGGATTTGTGGTTAACCGAGGTGAGATCGATGCGGATGTCTTTTCAGTGGGCGCCCCGATCCTTAACGGTAGTGGTGCGTGCTGCGCAAGCTTGGTGATCGCTGGTTACCGGAACGATCTTACCGCCGATCGGATCATTGAGTACTCGCGGTTGGTAATGGACGCAGCGAATGCGATCTCGGACGCGCTCGGGTTCGAGCGTCGGCGCGTCGTTTGGATGGCCTGA
- a CDS encoding ABC transporter permease, whose amino-acid sequence MGAYIVRRLISSAFAAWATASVIFGMTFLSGDPVALFTAGSFGTPEYVARLRHALGYDLPITEQYLRFLRGAIHGDLGNSLRWNQPAFPLVVERLPATLELTVAAMFVAVAVAIPVGVFSAAQPRNVIARASMLLIFLAQGIPLFWLGIMLVLVVSVELRLLPPSGRGGLESLVLPAVTLAMYPLARIARLTRSSLLDVIVEKYVTTARAKGLANKTVLYRHALKNAAIPILTIVGLQLGSLFGGAVITETIFAWPGVGMLSIQAIGDRDVPLVEAIVITVSMLVIVLNFGIDLLYSYLDPRIRYS is encoded by the coding sequence GTGGGCGCGTACATCGTTCGGCGGCTGATCTCTTCCGCCTTTGCTGCATGGGCGACTGCGTCCGTGATATTCGGCATGACGTTCCTCTCTGGCGATCCGGTGGCGTTGTTTACTGCCGGTTCGTTCGGCACCCCAGAATATGTAGCGCGGCTGCGGCACGCACTGGGGTACGATCTGCCGATAACAGAACAATACCTGCGCTTCCTACGCGGTGCGATTCACGGCGATCTGGGCAACTCTCTCAGATGGAATCAACCCGCATTCCCCCTGGTTGTTGAGCGCCTTCCGGCCACCCTTGAGCTCACGGTGGCCGCAATGTTTGTGGCGGTGGCCGTAGCGATTCCCGTCGGTGTCTTCTCTGCAGCGCAGCCTCGAAACGTGATTGCCCGAGCATCCATGTTGCTCATTTTTCTGGCCCAAGGCATCCCGCTCTTTTGGCTTGGGATCATGCTGGTGCTCGTGGTATCGGTCGAATTGCGCCTGCTGCCACCAAGCGGCCGCGGTGGTTTGGAATCCTTGGTTCTGCCGGCCGTCACACTCGCAATGTATCCTTTGGCGCGCATCGCAAGACTCACCCGGTCGAGTCTCCTCGATGTGATCGTAGAGAAATACGTCACTACTGCACGTGCAAAAGGCCTGGCCAACAAGACCGTCCTCTACCGGCACGCCTTGAAGAACGCTGCGATCCCAATCCTGACGATCGTCGGACTGCAGCTCGGTAGCCTGTTTGGTGGAGCCGTGATTACCGAGACAATATTCGCGTGGCCCGGGGTTGGAATGCTATCTATTCAAGCCATCGGCGACCGCGACGTACCCCTCGTGGAGGCGATAGTCATCACCGTATCGATGCTGGTGATCGTACTGAACTTCGGCATTGATCTTCTCTACTCGTATCTGGACCCGCGGATCCGGTATAGTTGA
- a CDS encoding DUF4145 domain-containing protein: MRTSSADNFVAAVGEFVRIVRKAKKSKASLASHRYYAPRARAILAELRKSFIMMRRDYPEERFARVAFQLAAMEPLVTRIIEMFPSDLSEMLRLAEAIDFKLKSDLAAELDSSEANPVLSTSAPFLPNDLIEDRHGVMQKILWEANRCYDAACYSACAAMLRHLLESLVIEAFEYHGKADTIKAGGEYVELGALIGKAVAEPALRLTRNTKRVLPDLKFLGDLGAHNRMALVRKDDLDRLHNQVRAAVEELARSL, translated from the coding sequence ATGCGGACGTCATCGGCTGACAATTTTGTCGCCGCAGTTGGTGAGTTTGTACGCATCGTCCGAAAAGCAAAGAAGAGCAAGGCTAGCCTAGCTTCGCACCGCTATTATGCGCCGAGAGCTCGCGCGATACTGGCCGAATTGCGAAAGAGCTTCATCATGATGAGACGAGACTATCCGGAAGAGCGATTTGCACGGGTAGCCTTTCAACTCGCGGCCATGGAACCACTGGTGACGCGAATCATTGAGATGTTCCCGTCCGATCTATCCGAAATGCTACGCCTCGCTGAGGCGATCGATTTCAAGCTCAAGTCAGACCTTGCGGCCGAACTGGATTCATCTGAAGCGAACCCGGTCCTGTCAACATCCGCTCCGTTCCTTCCCAATGATCTCATCGAGGACCGACACGGCGTGATGCAAAAAATCCTCTGGGAGGCCAATAGGTGTTACGATGCAGCTTGCTACAGTGCGTGCGCCGCAATGCTCAGGCACCTTCTTGAGAGCTTGGTAATAGAAGCATTCGAATATCACGGGAAAGCGGATACCATCAAGGCTGGCGGCGAATACGTAGAACTTGGTGCGCTGATCGGCAAGGCGGTGGCTGAACCAGCGTTACGATTAACCAGGAATACGAAACGCGTTCTGCCAGATCTGAAGTTCCTTGGCGACCTAGGCGCACACAACCGAATGGCACTGGTTCGCAAAGACGATCTGGATCGTTTGCACAATCAGGTGAGGGCGGCAGTTGAGGAACTAGCGCGGAGTCTATAA
- a CDS encoding antibiotic biosynthesis monooxygenase: MHIRTALIDVRKERRDECRRLYRDEILPAMREYTGNLFAHCMEPIEPGAPWLVMGGWVDRGASDKYGASAIRNKFASLVKPMLERDAIYRQYQAIE; encoded by the coding sequence ATGCATATCAGAACGGCACTGATCGATGTGCGCAAGGAAAGGCGCGATGAATGTCGGCGGCTGTATCGGGACGAGATCTTACCCGCGATGAGAGAGTACACGGGCAACCTGTTTGCGCACTGCATGGAACCCATCGAGCCGGGCGCTCCGTGGCTCGTGATGGGGGGCTGGGTGGACCGCGGCGCGTCCGACAAGTACGGTGCCAGTGCGATCCGTAATAAGTTCGCCTCGTTGGTGAAACCGATGCTCGAACGAGATGCCATATATCGTCAGTATCAAGCGATTGAGTGA
- a CDS encoding glucose 1-dehydrogenase produces the protein MFTIDLADQRAVVTGSSTGIGRATAIMFAEAGADVGIHYAENEKEAEQTAAEVRARGRRAALVRGDFREPKVAGRAVTDAIDQLGGSLDILVNNAGSVLKRVPFDEMESELWDDVINLNLTSVFHATRAALPRFSAGARIVNISSLAALNGGGLHAFAYAASKGGLISLTRSLAKELAPRGIRVNAVAPGVTATPFHERFSTPELLEKVRQSLPLRRLGTPEDCAAAVLYLVSRMGTHITGEVVEVNGGEHFG, from the coding sequence GTGTTTACGATCGATCTCGCCGACCAGCGAGCGGTAGTCACTGGATCGAGCACCGGTATTGGACGTGCAACCGCTATCATGTTTGCAGAAGCCGGTGCCGATGTGGGAATTCACTATGCCGAAAATGAAAAAGAGGCGGAGCAGACGGCTGCGGAAGTCCGGGCGCGGGGTCGACGGGCGGCGCTAGTGCGCGGCGATTTTCGCGAGCCCAAAGTGGCCGGCCGTGCCGTCACGGACGCTATCGATCAGCTTGGCGGATCTCTCGATATTCTCGTTAACAATGCGGGTTCGGTACTCAAGCGCGTTCCGTTTGATGAAATGGAGTCGGAGTTGTGGGACGATGTGATCAATCTCAACCTGACCAGTGTCTTTCACGCGACGCGCGCGGCTCTACCCCGCTTCTCTGCTGGCGCTCGAATAGTCAATATCTCGTCGCTTGCAGCCCTGAACGGGGGCGGATTGCACGCGTTCGCGTATGCGGCCTCCAAAGGGGGCCTCATTTCGCTCACGAGGAGTCTCGCGAAAGAACTCGCGCCACGGGGAATACGGGTAAATGCCGTCGCGCCTGGCGTGACTGCAACTCCGTTTCATGAACGATTTAGTACGCCCGAGTTACTTGAGAAGGTTCGGCAGTCGTTACCGCTTCGTCGCCTAGGCACTCCGGAGGATTGCGCCGCGGCGGTTCTATACCTAGTCTCCCGTATGGGGACCCACATCACGGGTGAGGTTGTCGAGGTGAACGGCGGGGAGCATTTCGGCTGA
- a CDS encoding haloacid dehalogenase type II, whose protein sequence is MPADGVKHVKALLFDVFGTCVDWRSGVIREAEALGRKHGLRDVDWGKFADAWRALYQPQMERVRTGQRPWVKLDILHRESLEIVLRDFGISGIGAAELDEFNRVWHRLDPWPDAVEGLARLKGKYVIAPNSNGHIALLLHMAKRAGLPWDAILGAEVARAYKPLPEEYLRNVEALDLTPPEAMMVAAHHHDLDAARACGLRAAFVARPREFGLEQAVDLLPQSAYDVVASDFIDLARQLGC, encoded by the coding sequence ATGCCCGCGGACGGCGTGAAGCACGTTAAGGCGCTGCTCTTCGATGTGTTCGGCACGTGCGTCGACTGGAGATCCGGCGTGATCCGAGAAGCCGAAGCATTGGGCCGCAAGCACGGCCTCCGCGACGTGGACTGGGGCAAGTTCGCCGACGCATGGCGTGCGCTGTATCAGCCGCAGATGGAACGCGTGCGAACCGGGCAGCGCCCGTGGGTCAAGCTCGACATCCTGCACCGGGAGAGCCTGGAGATCGTGCTCCGCGACTTCGGCATCTCGGGGATCGGGGCCGCCGAGCTAGATGAGTTTAACCGCGTCTGGCACCGGCTCGATCCGTGGCCGGACGCGGTCGAGGGGCTGGCGCGGCTCAAGGGCAAGTACGTCATCGCGCCCAACTCAAACGGCCACATCGCGCTGCTCCTGCACATGGCTAAGCGCGCGGGGTTGCCCTGGGATGCCATCCTCGGGGCCGAGGTCGCCCGGGCCTATAAGCCCCTGCCCGAGGAGTACCTGCGGAACGTCGAGGCGCTTGACCTGACGCCCCCGGAGGCGATGATGGTGGCGGCCCATCACCACGACCTGGACGCGGCGCGCGCGTGCGGCCTGCGGGCCGCGTTCGTGGCTCGCCCGCGCGAGTTCGGCCTCGAGCAGGCCGTGGATCTGCTGCCGCAGAGCGCTTACGACGTAGTCGCATCTGACTTCATCGATCTCGCTCGGCAACTCGGCTGCTGA